Proteins found in one Bradysia coprophila strain Holo2 chromosome X unlocalized genomic scaffold, BU_Bcop_v1 contig_35, whole genome shotgun sequence genomic segment:
- the LOC119069480 gene encoding neutral alpha-glucosidase AB-like translates to MKLMTVIWLVGLLKFSTAVDRTVFKTCEQSSFCRRCRYQNSSNYEVLGETLYTDSTNFFVDIRNEDNGHLFVLRLRGLKDNGFHFEINEKDPLKPRYRVTEALHHEPQYTTIDFTISSSAIIINSNTNWAVVSMSPFRLSFYQDDVLAVSFNAQSLMRFEHYRTRPTTPGDEELGSWEESFGDFNDTKPNGPEAVAGDFTFHTADVLFGIPEHADSFALKVTVGMEPYRLYNLDVFEYELDSRMALYGSVPVIYGHGNGQTSGIFWHNAAETFVDIRSTQSAHFMSEAGIIDVFVLLGPTPNDVFTQYAKLTGSGNLPQLFALAHHQCRWNYFTQEDVLQVISNFDANDMPVDTIWLDIEYTDDKMYFTWNHTGFPAPIEMMNDLRSTGRHLTFIIDPHTKVQDSYQYYRDNTNLDYYVKDKDGNDFVGYCWPGDSSYVDYFNPEARRFYADQFRLENFAENAEDTGIWNDMNEPSVFNGPEITMSKDNIHYNGWEHRQIHNIFGLMHVKGTFDGLTKRSHGYLRPFILTRSFYGGTQRYAAIWTGDNLSNWEHLQNSIKMCLSVSVSGISFCGSDIGGFFGDPEEDLLVRWYQAAVYQPFYRAHAHLDTKRREPYLLSEPYRSAAREALRTRYALLSFWYTLFYEHERYYAPVMRPMLAEYPLDKNVFMLDNQYMLADKLLVRPVLHKAATAAVVYFPSVDGKEQSDIWYDFDTYETVTSAGSKSIPVDSLKVPVFQKGGTIIPKKEIPRQSSSHMTNDPVSLFVAVNSENKATGTLYIDDEKSYRYRRGHYIYLRFEFGDGILTSTYVDGQMGFATESNLGRIVIAGLDDTPAYATIETMDGDAKRLEVIGGSERYFEIEASNTSLALEWKITFNNAMRKRILSSVILVTLLLHLIQYLN, encoded by the exons ATGAAGTTGATGACTGTAATATGGCTGGTGGGCTTATTAAAATTCAGCACAGCGGTTGACCGAACCGTTTTCAAGACTTGTGAGCAGAGCAGTTTTTGTCGCCGATGTCGTtaccaaaattcgtcaaattatGAAGTGCTCGGTGAAACGTTGTACACAGattcaacgaatttttttgttgatattcgTAATGAGGATAATGGTCACCTGTTCGTGCTGAGATTGAGGGGTTTGAAA GACAATGGGTTTCATTTTGAGATAAACGAAAAAGATCCACTGAAGCCGCGTTACCGTGTAACAGAAGCTTTGCACCACGAACCACAGTACACAACCattgattttacaatttcaagttcagcaataattatcaattcCAATACGAACTGGGCGGTTGTCAGTATGTCTCCATTTAGATTGTCGTTCTATCAGGACGATGTTTTAGCTGTGAGTTTCAACGCTCAAAGTCTGATGAGATTCGAACATTACCGTACGAGACCAACAACGCCCGGTGACGAAGAGCTGGGTAGTTGGGAAGAAAGTTTCGGGGATTTCAACGACACCAAACCCAATGGCCCCGAAGCCGTTGCTGGAGATTTTACTTTCCACACTGCTGATGTTCTGTTCGGCATTCCCGAGCATGCAGATTCATTTGCTTTGAAAGTAACTGTCGGAATGGAGCCGTACCGATTGTACAATTTGGACGTGTTCGAATATGAGCTGGACAGTCGTATGGCCTTGTATGGCTCTGTACCGGTTATTTATGGACACGGAAACGGTCAGACGAGTGGAATTTTCTGGCACAATGCAGCCGAAACATTCGTTGATATTCGTAGCACGCAGTCCGCTCACTTCATGTCAGAAGCGGGAATTATCGATGTTTTCGTACTGTTGGGTCCCACTCCAAATGACGTGTTCACTCAGTATGCAAAGCTAACTGGATCCGGAAACTTACCGCAATTATTCGCCCTGGCGCATCATCAATGCCGCTGGAACTATTTTACCCAGGAGGATGTACTTCAAGTTATTAGCAATTTTGATGCGAACGATATGCCCGTCGACACAATCTGGCTGGACATTGAGTATACCGAcgataaaatgtatttcacTTGGAACCATACTGGCTTTCCTGCGCCGATCGAGATGATGAACGATTTAAGGTCGACCGGTCGACACTTAACATTCATCATTGATCCACACACAAAGGTGCAGGACTCATACCAATACTATCGAGATAACACGAATCTCGATTACTATGTGAAAGACAAGGATGGCAATGATTTTGTCGGATATTGTTGGCCTGGGGACTCGAGTTATGTGGACTACTTCAATCCGGAAGCTCGTCGTTTTTATGCCGATCAGTTTAGACTCGAAAATTTCGCTGAAAATGCCGAAGACACGGGAATCTGGAACGATATGAACGAGCCGAGTGTATTTAATGGGCCGGAGATTACTATGTCCAAGGACAACATTCACTACAATGGATGGGAGCACAGACAGATTCACAACATTTTCGGTTTGATGCATGTGAAAGGAACATTTGACGGCTTAACGAAGAGATCCCATGGGTATCTGAGGCCATTCATATTAACAAGATCATTCTATGGTGGGACACAAAG GTATGCGGCTATTTGGACTGGGGATAATCTCTCGAATTGGGAACACCTTCAAAACTCTATTAAGATGTGCTTGTCGGTGTCAGTGTCAGGAATTTCCTTTTGCGGTAGCGATATAGGAGGATTTTTCGGTGATCCGGAGGAGGACTTGTTGGTGCGTTGGTATCAGGCGGCTGTCTATCAGCCATTCTACAGGGCTCACGCCCATTTAGATACCAAAAGAAGAGAACCCTATCTTCTGTCCGAACCTTACCGATCTGCTGCACGAGAAGCACTCAGAACACGGTACGCTCTGCTCTCTTTTTGGTACACATTGTTTTACGAGCATGAACGATATTATGCGCCAGTTATGAGACCAATGTTGGCCGAATATCCATTAgacaaaaacgttttcatgTTAGACAACCAGTACATGCTGGCAGATAAATTGCTCGTACGGCCAGTGTTACATAAAGCAGCGACGGCAGCTGTTGTCTACTTTCCATCGGTAGATGGAAAAGAACAGTCTGACATCTGGTATGATTTTGATACTTACGAGACTGTTACTTCAGCTGGCTCGAAATCGATACCAGTTGATTCGTTGAAGGTGCCCGTGTTCCAGAAAGGTGGTACCATCATtccgaaaaaagaaattccacGACAATCATCCAGTCATATGACCAATGATCCTGTGTCGCTCTTTGTCGCCGTTAATAGTGAAAATAAAGCCACCGGTACGTTGTACATAGACGACGAAAAGAGTTACAGATATCGTCGCGGCCACTACATTTACCTTCGATTCGAGTTTGGCGATGGTATTTTGACCAGCACATATGTGGATGGACAAATGGGTTTCGCAACGGAAAGTAATCTGGGCCGAATAGTGATTGCTGGATTGGATGACACACCAGCTTATGCAACAATTGAGACAATGGATGGGGATGCGAAACGATTGGAAGTTATCGGGGGGAGCGAACGATATTTCGAAATTGAAGCGTCAAATACGAGCTTGGCATTGGAATGGAAAATTACGTTCAACAATGCAATGCGAAAGCGAATTTTATCAAGTGTAATTCTAGTGACTCTATTGCTGCATTTAATCCAATATCtaaattga